In Cyclopterus lumpus isolate fCycLum1 chromosome 9, fCycLum1.pri, whole genome shotgun sequence, a single genomic region encodes these proteins:
- the rufy3 gene encoding protein RUFY3 isoform X4, giving the protein MSDLTPQSETPTPTSDKITQAARETIYLCNFRVSVDGEWLCLRELNDISLTPDPEPTHEDPKDPIAIERLNLMNMAKLSIKGLIESALNLGRTLDSDYAPLQQFFVVMEHCLKHGLKTKKTFLGQNKSFWGALELVEKLTPEAGEITASVKDLPGLRTPLGRGRAWLRLALMQKKLSDYMKTIINRKDLLSEFYEPNALMMEEEGAVIAGLLVGLNVIDANLCMKGEDLDSQVGVIDFSMYLKDGGHSSKSAEGDGQITAILDQKNYVEELNRHLSASVNNLQAKVDALEKSNTKLTEELAVANNRIITLQEDVERVKEESSYQLESRKASRSDSAPDGQALGETRKQLKEETLLRLDVEKELEVQIGMKQEMELSMKMLEKDVCEKQDALVELREQLEDLRVINQQLSHKSQSVDAGSKHKSEAIARLEEKINQMTGTVKQMETSEKHVVKQARNLNLAAGRLLQLQQ; this is encoded by the exons ATGTCTGACCTGACGCCTCAGAGCgaaacccccacccccaccagcGACAAGATCACCCAGGCCGCCCGGGAGACCATCTATCTCTGCAACTTCCGCGTGTCCGTCGACGGCGAGTGGCTCTGCCTCCGCGAGCTCAACGACATCTCGCTGACGCCGGACCCCGAGCCCACCCATGAAG aTCCCAAGGATCCCATCGCCATCGAGAGGCTTAACTTGATGAACATGGCCAAGCTGAGCATCAAGGGCCTGATCGAGTCGGCGCTCAACCTCGGCCGCACGCTCGACTCCGACTACGCGCCCCTCCAGCAGTTCTTCGTCGTGATGGAGCACTGTCTGAAGCACGGGTTGAAAA CCAAGAAGACCTTCCTGGGGCAGAACAAGTCCTTCTGGGGGGCgctggagctggtggagaagTTGACGCCTGAAGCTGGAGAAATCACCGCCAGCGTAAAAGACCTGCCCGGCCTCAG GACTCCTCTGGGACGAGGGCGGGCCTGGTTGCGACTGGCTTTGATGCAGAAGAAACTGTCTGACTACATGAAGACCATCATCAACAGAAAGGACCTGCTCAG TGAATTCTACGAGCCGAACGCgttgatgatggaggaggagggagccgTCATCGCCGGGCTGCTCGTCGGACTGAACGTCATCGACGCCAATCTGTGTATGAAGGGAGAGGACTTGGACTCTCAG GTCGGCGTGATCGATTTCTCAATGTACCTCAAAGATGGCGGACACAGTAGTAAGAGTGCAGAGGG tgaCGGTCAGATCACAGCGATTCTCGACCAGAAGAATTACGTGGAGGAGCTGAACCGACATTTGAG CGCATCGGTAAATAACCTCCAGGCGAAGGTGGACGCTCTGGAAAAGTCCAACACAAAGCTCACGGAAGAG CTCGCCGTGGCAAATAACCGGATCATCACTTTGCAAGAAGACGTGGAGCgagtgaaggaggagagctCGTATCAGCTGGAGTCCAGGAAG gcatcAAGAAGCGACTCGGCTCCAGACGGACAAGCGCTGGGCGAAACACGCAAGCAGCTCAAAGAGGAAACGTTGCTTCGATTG GATGTGGAGAAGGAGCTGGAGGTGCAGATCGGCATGAAGCAGGAGATGGAGCTGTCCATGAAGATGCTGGAGAAGGACGTCTGTGAGAAGCAGGACGCTCTGGTGGAGCTCagggagcagctggaggacctCCGCGTCATCAACCAACAGCTCAGCCACAAGTCACAG AGCGTCGACGCCGGCTCCAAACACAAGAGCGAAGCCATCGCTCGCCTGGAGGAGAAAATCAACCAGATGACCGGGACGGTGAAGCAGATGGAGACCAG TGAGAAGCATGTGGTGAAGCAGGCCAGAAACCTGAACTTGGCGGCGGGgaggctgctgcagctgcagcagtag
- the rufy3 gene encoding protein RUFY3 isoform X2, with the protein MSDLTPQSETPTPTSDKITQAARETIYLCNFRVSVDGEWLCLRELNDISLTPDPEPTHEDPKDPIAIERLNLMNMAKLSIKGLIESALNLGRTLDSDYAPLQQFFVVMEHCLKHGLKTKKTFLGQNKSFWGALELVEKLTPEAGEITASVKDLPGLRTPLGRGRAWLRLALMQKKLSDYMKTIINRKDLLSEFYEPNALMMEEEGAVIAGLLVGLNVIDANLCMKGEDLDSQVGVIDFSMYLKDGGHSSKSAEGDGQITAILDQKNYVEELNRHLSASVNNLQAKVDALEKSNTKLTEELAVANNRIITLQEDVERVKEESSYQLESRKASRSDSAPDGQALGETRKQLKEETLLRLDVEKELEVQIGMKQEMELSMKMLEKDVCEKQDALVELREQLEDLRVINQQLSHKSQSVDAGSKHKSEAIARLEEKINQMTGTVKQMETRCKQAERERGLALEANRLFKQEFGDKIESLQAEVEQLRKHRSNLELELRKERERRSEHHLDAGQSSAAPRERRPPENIPKRVPEFPSVRRESDQFHSGAEDKTSLSSSLSSRSHHEDEQDESFVEIGEPSVCTMCEHDDSLVKAKKQCKNCGGVFCESCVSNELPLPSSILPETVCTACFSLLLQQYASTPT; encoded by the exons ATGTCTGACCTGACGCCTCAGAGCgaaacccccacccccaccagcGACAAGATCACCCAGGCCGCCCGGGAGACCATCTATCTCTGCAACTTCCGCGTGTCCGTCGACGGCGAGTGGCTCTGCCTCCGCGAGCTCAACGACATCTCGCTGACGCCGGACCCCGAGCCCACCCATGAAG aTCCCAAGGATCCCATCGCCATCGAGAGGCTTAACTTGATGAACATGGCCAAGCTGAGCATCAAGGGCCTGATCGAGTCGGCGCTCAACCTCGGCCGCACGCTCGACTCCGACTACGCGCCCCTCCAGCAGTTCTTCGTCGTGATGGAGCACTGTCTGAAGCACGGGTTGAAAA CCAAGAAGACCTTCCTGGGGCAGAACAAGTCCTTCTGGGGGGCgctggagctggtggagaagTTGACGCCTGAAGCTGGAGAAATCACCGCCAGCGTAAAAGACCTGCCCGGCCTCAG GACTCCTCTGGGACGAGGGCGGGCCTGGTTGCGACTGGCTTTGATGCAGAAGAAACTGTCTGACTACATGAAGACCATCATCAACAGAAAGGACCTGCTCAG TGAATTCTACGAGCCGAACGCgttgatgatggaggaggagggagccgTCATCGCCGGGCTGCTCGTCGGACTGAACGTCATCGACGCCAATCTGTGTATGAAGGGAGAGGACTTGGACTCTCAG GTCGGCGTGATCGATTTCTCAATGTACCTCAAAGATGGCGGACACAGTAGTAAGAGTGCAGAGGG tgaCGGTCAGATCACAGCGATTCTCGACCAGAAGAATTACGTGGAGGAGCTGAACCGACATTTGAG CGCATCGGTAAATAACCTCCAGGCGAAGGTGGACGCTCTGGAAAAGTCCAACACAAAGCTCACGGAAGAG CTCGCCGTGGCAAATAACCGGATCATCACTTTGCAAGAAGACGTGGAGCgagtgaaggaggagagctCGTATCAGCTGGAGTCCAGGAAG gcatcAAGAAGCGACTCGGCTCCAGACGGACAAGCGCTGGGCGAAACACGCAAGCAGCTCAAAGAGGAAACGTTGCTTCGATTG GATGTGGAGAAGGAGCTGGAGGTGCAGATCGGCATGAAGCAGGAGATGGAGCTGTCCATGAAGATGCTGGAGAAGGACGTCTGTGAGAAGCAGGACGCTCTGGTGGAGCTCagggagcagctggaggacctCCGCGTCATCAACCAACAGCTCAGCCACAAGTCACAG AGCGTCGACGCCGGCTCCAAACACAAGAGCGAAGCCATCGCTCGCCTGGAGGAGAAAATCAACCAGATGACCGGGACGGTGAAGCAGATGGAGACCAG ATGCAaacaggctgagagagagaggggtctgGCTTTGGAGGCCAACCGGCTCTTCAAGCAGGAGTTTGGGGACAAAATCGAGAGTCTGCAGGCGGaggtggagcagctgaggaagcACAG GTCTAATCTGGAACTGGAACTGAGAAAAGAGCGAGAGCGAAGAAGTGAGCATCATCTCGACGCCGGACAGAGCAGCGCTGCTCCGAGGGAGAGGAGACCCCCGGAAAACATCCCAAAG CGTGTCCCAGAATTCCCATCGGTCAGAAGGGAGAGCGACCAGTTCCACTCGGGAGCCGAGGACAAAACCAGTCTGAGCTCCAGCCT GTCATCGAGGTCGCACCACGAGGACGAACAG GACGAGTCCTTCGTGGAGATCGGCGAGCCTTCCGTCTGTACGATGTGCGAGCACGACGACTCCCTCGTGAAGGCGAAG AAACAGTGCAAGAACTGCGGCGGCGTCTTCTGCGAGAGCTGCGTGTCCAACGAGCTGCCGCtgccttcctccatcctcccggAGACCGTGTGCACCGCctgcttctctctgctgctgcagcagtaCGCGTCGACGCCCACATGA
- the rufy3 gene encoding protein RUFY3 isoform X1 translates to MMAERDVSGEPPLRSSTEVSDGRQNPSDENGHAESPDETLSPTSVIYFQEALNSSNLRFGKPGSPSPAPPRQYDFRIERVESKRRNPKDPIAIERLNLMNMAKLSIKGLIESALNLGRTLDSDYAPLQQFFVVMEHCLKHGLKTKKTFLGQNKSFWGALELVEKLTPEAGEITASVKDLPGLRTPLGRGRAWLRLALMQKKLSDYMKTIINRKDLLSEFYEPNALMMEEEGAVIAGLLVGLNVIDANLCMKGEDLDSQVGVIDFSMYLKDGGHSSKSAEGDGQITAILDQKNYVEELNRHLSASVNNLQAKVDALEKSNTKLTEELAVANNRIITLQEDVERVKEESSYQLESRKASRSDSAPDGQALGETRKQLKEETLLRLDVEKELEVQIGMKQEMELSMKMLEKDVCEKQDALVELREQLEDLRVINQQLSHKSQSVDAGSKHKSEAIARLEEKINQMTGTVKQMETRCKQAERERGLALEANRLFKQEFGDKIESLQAEVEQLRKHRSNLELELRKERERRSEHHLDAGQSSAAPRERRPPENIPKRVPEFPSVRRESDQFHSGAEDKTSLSSSLSSRSHHEDEQDESFVEIGEPSVCTMCEHDDSLVKAKKQCKNCGGVFCESCVSNELPLPSSILPETVCTACFSLLLQQYASTPT, encoded by the exons atgatggcggAGCGGGACGTGTCGGGGGAGCCACCTCTGCGGTCGTCTACGGAGGTTTCGGACGGGAGACAAAACCCCTCCGACGAGAACGGACACGCGGAGAGCCCCGACGAGACTCTGTCCCCGACGTCGGTCATCTACTTCCAGGAGGCGTTGAACTCCTCAAACTTGAGATTCGGGAAGCCCGGGTCGCCGTCACCCGCTCCGCCGCGACAGTACGACTTCAGGATCGAGCGAGTCGAGTCCAAGCGACGAA aTCCCAAGGATCCCATCGCCATCGAGAGGCTTAACTTGATGAACATGGCCAAGCTGAGCATCAAGGGCCTGATCGAGTCGGCGCTCAACCTCGGCCGCACGCTCGACTCCGACTACGCGCCCCTCCAGCAGTTCTTCGTCGTGATGGAGCACTGTCTGAAGCACGGGTTGAAAA CCAAGAAGACCTTCCTGGGGCAGAACAAGTCCTTCTGGGGGGCgctggagctggtggagaagTTGACGCCTGAAGCTGGAGAAATCACCGCCAGCGTAAAAGACCTGCCCGGCCTCAG GACTCCTCTGGGACGAGGGCGGGCCTGGTTGCGACTGGCTTTGATGCAGAAGAAACTGTCTGACTACATGAAGACCATCATCAACAGAAAGGACCTGCTCAG TGAATTCTACGAGCCGAACGCgttgatgatggaggaggagggagccgTCATCGCCGGGCTGCTCGTCGGACTGAACGTCATCGACGCCAATCTGTGTATGAAGGGAGAGGACTTGGACTCTCAG GTCGGCGTGATCGATTTCTCAATGTACCTCAAAGATGGCGGACACAGTAGTAAGAGTGCAGAGGG tgaCGGTCAGATCACAGCGATTCTCGACCAGAAGAATTACGTGGAGGAGCTGAACCGACATTTGAG CGCATCGGTAAATAACCTCCAGGCGAAGGTGGACGCTCTGGAAAAGTCCAACACAAAGCTCACGGAAGAG CTCGCCGTGGCAAATAACCGGATCATCACTTTGCAAGAAGACGTGGAGCgagtgaaggaggagagctCGTATCAGCTGGAGTCCAGGAAG gcatcAAGAAGCGACTCGGCTCCAGACGGACAAGCGCTGGGCGAAACACGCAAGCAGCTCAAAGAGGAAACGTTGCTTCGATTG GATGTGGAGAAGGAGCTGGAGGTGCAGATCGGCATGAAGCAGGAGATGGAGCTGTCCATGAAGATGCTGGAGAAGGACGTCTGTGAGAAGCAGGACGCTCTGGTGGAGCTCagggagcagctggaggacctCCGCGTCATCAACCAACAGCTCAGCCACAAGTCACAG AGCGTCGACGCCGGCTCCAAACACAAGAGCGAAGCCATCGCTCGCCTGGAGGAGAAAATCAACCAGATGACCGGGACGGTGAAGCAGATGGAGACCAG ATGCAaacaggctgagagagagaggggtctgGCTTTGGAGGCCAACCGGCTCTTCAAGCAGGAGTTTGGGGACAAAATCGAGAGTCTGCAGGCGGaggtggagcagctgaggaagcACAG GTCTAATCTGGAACTGGAACTGAGAAAAGAGCGAGAGCGAAGAAGTGAGCATCATCTCGACGCCGGACAGAGCAGCGCTGCTCCGAGGGAGAGGAGACCCCCGGAAAACATCCCAAAG CGTGTCCCAGAATTCCCATCGGTCAGAAGGGAGAGCGACCAGTTCCACTCGGGAGCCGAGGACAAAACCAGTCTGAGCTCCAGCCT GTCATCGAGGTCGCACCACGAGGACGAACAG GACGAGTCCTTCGTGGAGATCGGCGAGCCTTCCGTCTGTACGATGTGCGAGCACGACGACTCCCTCGTGAAGGCGAAG AAACAGTGCAAGAACTGCGGCGGCGTCTTCTGCGAGAGCTGCGTGTCCAACGAGCTGCCGCtgccttcctccatcctcccggAGACCGTGTGCACCGCctgcttctctctgctgctgcagcagtaCGCGTCGACGCCCACATGA
- the rufy3 gene encoding protein RUFY3 isoform X3 produces MMAERDVSGEPPLRSSTEVSDGRQNPSDENGHAESPDETLSPTSVIYFQEALNSSNLRFGKPGSPSPAPPRQYDFRIERVESKRRNPKDPIAIERLNLMNMAKLSIKGLIESALNLGRTLDSDYAPLQQFFVVMEHCLKHGLKTKKTFLGQNKSFWGALELVEKLTPEAGEITASVKDLPGLRTPLGRGRAWLRLALMQKKLSDYMKTIINRKDLLSEFYEPNALMMEEEGAVIAGLLVGLNVIDANLCMKGEDLDSQVGVIDFSMYLKDGGHSSKSAEGDGQITAILDQKNYVEELNRHLSASVNNLQAKVDALEKSNTKLTEELAVANNRIITLQEDVERVKEESSYQLESRKASRSDSAPDGQALGETRKQLKEETLLRLDVEKELEVQIGMKQEMELSMKMLEKDVCEKQDALVELREQLEDLRVINQQLSHKSQSVDAGSKHKSEAIARLEEKINQMTGTVKQMETSEKHVVKQARNLNLAAGRLLQLQQ; encoded by the exons atgatggcggAGCGGGACGTGTCGGGGGAGCCACCTCTGCGGTCGTCTACGGAGGTTTCGGACGGGAGACAAAACCCCTCCGACGAGAACGGACACGCGGAGAGCCCCGACGAGACTCTGTCCCCGACGTCGGTCATCTACTTCCAGGAGGCGTTGAACTCCTCAAACTTGAGATTCGGGAAGCCCGGGTCGCCGTCACCCGCTCCGCCGCGACAGTACGACTTCAGGATCGAGCGAGTCGAGTCCAAGCGACGAA aTCCCAAGGATCCCATCGCCATCGAGAGGCTTAACTTGATGAACATGGCCAAGCTGAGCATCAAGGGCCTGATCGAGTCGGCGCTCAACCTCGGCCGCACGCTCGACTCCGACTACGCGCCCCTCCAGCAGTTCTTCGTCGTGATGGAGCACTGTCTGAAGCACGGGTTGAAAA CCAAGAAGACCTTCCTGGGGCAGAACAAGTCCTTCTGGGGGGCgctggagctggtggagaagTTGACGCCTGAAGCTGGAGAAATCACCGCCAGCGTAAAAGACCTGCCCGGCCTCAG GACTCCTCTGGGACGAGGGCGGGCCTGGTTGCGACTGGCTTTGATGCAGAAGAAACTGTCTGACTACATGAAGACCATCATCAACAGAAAGGACCTGCTCAG TGAATTCTACGAGCCGAACGCgttgatgatggaggaggagggagccgTCATCGCCGGGCTGCTCGTCGGACTGAACGTCATCGACGCCAATCTGTGTATGAAGGGAGAGGACTTGGACTCTCAG GTCGGCGTGATCGATTTCTCAATGTACCTCAAAGATGGCGGACACAGTAGTAAGAGTGCAGAGGG tgaCGGTCAGATCACAGCGATTCTCGACCAGAAGAATTACGTGGAGGAGCTGAACCGACATTTGAG CGCATCGGTAAATAACCTCCAGGCGAAGGTGGACGCTCTGGAAAAGTCCAACACAAAGCTCACGGAAGAG CTCGCCGTGGCAAATAACCGGATCATCACTTTGCAAGAAGACGTGGAGCgagtgaaggaggagagctCGTATCAGCTGGAGTCCAGGAAG gcatcAAGAAGCGACTCGGCTCCAGACGGACAAGCGCTGGGCGAAACACGCAAGCAGCTCAAAGAGGAAACGTTGCTTCGATTG GATGTGGAGAAGGAGCTGGAGGTGCAGATCGGCATGAAGCAGGAGATGGAGCTGTCCATGAAGATGCTGGAGAAGGACGTCTGTGAGAAGCAGGACGCTCTGGTGGAGCTCagggagcagctggaggacctCCGCGTCATCAACCAACAGCTCAGCCACAAGTCACAG AGCGTCGACGCCGGCTCCAAACACAAGAGCGAAGCCATCGCTCGCCTGGAGGAGAAAATCAACCAGATGACCGGGACGGTGAAGCAGATGGAGACCAG TGAGAAGCATGTGGTGAAGCAGGCCAGAAACCTGAACTTGGCGGCGGGgaggctgctgcagctgcagcagtag
- the grsf1 gene encoding G-rich sequence factor 1 isoform X1: MLQEITEVGHVIRCCLQRASDNMSRGGTSLLFLLQRCVAVRQVTLRTGIKTRCSSSSVLSARCAFTQQPTWASTTRAVCELQSAVRSSQYRFCTKAGAPCEDEYPPLPTYQPDPEAEKKELYIMQVKGLPWSCSAQELLQFFSECRIRDGVKGIHLTVDRMGRPSGQAFIEMEHEEDVGKALEKHRQYLGPRYVEVYEVTNTDAEALLKKAGQDPAESDVVRLRGLPFSCTDQDIVMFFSGLDIVENGITVVLDRKARHSGEAFVQFSSHEAAAEALQRHREVIGNRYIEVFPSRRDQIHSSWKKKPSSAPPFVGLPSANRTASASQNRTGSAHGSALHYIHMRGLPFQVSGEDVVKFFAPLAVSKILMECGAEGRPSGEADVYFSCHKDALTAMSRDRMYIGERYIELFLNSDAESDGSW, translated from the exons ATGCTGCAGGAAATAACGGAGGTTGGTCACGTGATCCGGTGTTGCCTTCAG AGAGCCTCGGACAACATGTCGCGCGGCGGTACGTCTCTGCTGTTTCTGCTGCAGCGGTGTGTCGCAGTTCGACAGGTGACGTTACGGACAGGTATCAAAACaagatgcagcagcagcagcgtgttGTCGGCCCGGTGCGCCTTCACCCAGCAGCCGACATGGGCATCAACCACCCGGGCAGTCTGTGAGCTGCAGTCCGCAGTGAGAAGCAGCCAGTACCGGTTCTGTACCAAG GCGGGGGCGCCATGCGAGGACGAATACCCCCCGCTGCCGACCTACCAGCCGGACCCAGAAGCGGAGAAGAAGGAGCTGTACATCATGCAGGTGAAGGGTCTCCCCTGGTCCTGCTCGGCTCAGGAGCTCCTGCAGTTCTTCTCGG aGTGTCGGATACGCGACGGCGTGAAGGGGATCCACCTCACGGTGGACCGGATGGGGAGGCCGTCGGGACAAGCCTTCATCGAGATGGAGCACGAGGAGGACGTCGGCAAAGCCCTGGAGAAGCACCGGCAGTACCTCGGCCCGCGATACGTGGAAG tgtacGAAGTGACGAACACCGACGCGGAAGCCCTCCTGAAGAAAGCCGGCCAGGATCCGGCCGAGAGCGACGTGGTGCGACTGAGAGGGCTCCCCTTCTCCTGCACGGACCAAGACATCGTCATGTTCTTTTCGG GTTTGGACATCGTGGAGAACGGCATCACCGTCGTCTTGGACCGCAAAGCGAGGCACTCCGGAGAGGCCTTCGTGCAGTTCTCCTCCCACGAAGCGGCGGCCGAAGCTCTGCAGAGACACCGAGAGGTCATCGGAAACAG ATACATCGAGGTGTTTCCCAGCAGGAGGGACCAGATCCATTCGAGCTGGAAGAAGAAGCCGAGTTCGGCTCCTCCTTTCGTCGGCCTGCCGTCGGCGAACAGGACCGCCTCCGCCTCGCAGAACAGAACCG GATCCGCTCACGGCTCGGCGCTTCATTACATCCACATGAGAGGACTTCCCTTCCAGGTGTCCGGAGAAGACGTGGTGAAg TTCTTCGCTCCTCTAGCCGTGTCCAAGATCCTGATGGAATGCGGCGCCGAAGGGAGGCCGAGCGGCGAGGCCGACGTCTACTTCAGCTGCCACAAGGACGCCCTGACCGCCATGTCCAGGGACCGGATGTACATCG gggAGCGATACATCGAGTTATTCCTGAACTCTGACGCAGAATCTGATGGAAGCTG gtga
- the grsf1 gene encoding G-rich sequence factor 1 isoform X2, with the protein MSRGGTSLLFLLQRCVAVRQVTLRTGIKTRCSSSSVLSARCAFTQQPTWASTTRAVCELQSAVRSSQYRFCTKAGAPCEDEYPPLPTYQPDPEAEKKELYIMQVKGLPWSCSAQELLQFFSECRIRDGVKGIHLTVDRMGRPSGQAFIEMEHEEDVGKALEKHRQYLGPRYVEVYEVTNTDAEALLKKAGQDPAESDVVRLRGLPFSCTDQDIVMFFSGLDIVENGITVVLDRKARHSGEAFVQFSSHEAAAEALQRHREVIGNRYIEVFPSRRDQIHSSWKKKPSSAPPFVGLPSANRTASASQNRTGSAHGSALHYIHMRGLPFQVSGEDVVKFFAPLAVSKILMECGAEGRPSGEADVYFSCHKDALTAMSRDRMYIGERYIELFLNSDAESDGSW; encoded by the exons ATGTCGCGCGGCGGTACGTCTCTGCTGTTTCTGCTGCAGCGGTGTGTCGCAGTTCGACAGGTGACGTTACGGACAGGTATCAAAACaagatgcagcagcagcagcgtgttGTCGGCCCGGTGCGCCTTCACCCAGCAGCCGACATGGGCATCAACCACCCGGGCAGTCTGTGAGCTGCAGTCCGCAGTGAGAAGCAGCCAGTACCGGTTCTGTACCAAG GCGGGGGCGCCATGCGAGGACGAATACCCCCCGCTGCCGACCTACCAGCCGGACCCAGAAGCGGAGAAGAAGGAGCTGTACATCATGCAGGTGAAGGGTCTCCCCTGGTCCTGCTCGGCTCAGGAGCTCCTGCAGTTCTTCTCGG aGTGTCGGATACGCGACGGCGTGAAGGGGATCCACCTCACGGTGGACCGGATGGGGAGGCCGTCGGGACAAGCCTTCATCGAGATGGAGCACGAGGAGGACGTCGGCAAAGCCCTGGAGAAGCACCGGCAGTACCTCGGCCCGCGATACGTGGAAG tgtacGAAGTGACGAACACCGACGCGGAAGCCCTCCTGAAGAAAGCCGGCCAGGATCCGGCCGAGAGCGACGTGGTGCGACTGAGAGGGCTCCCCTTCTCCTGCACGGACCAAGACATCGTCATGTTCTTTTCGG GTTTGGACATCGTGGAGAACGGCATCACCGTCGTCTTGGACCGCAAAGCGAGGCACTCCGGAGAGGCCTTCGTGCAGTTCTCCTCCCACGAAGCGGCGGCCGAAGCTCTGCAGAGACACCGAGAGGTCATCGGAAACAG ATACATCGAGGTGTTTCCCAGCAGGAGGGACCAGATCCATTCGAGCTGGAAGAAGAAGCCGAGTTCGGCTCCTCCTTTCGTCGGCCTGCCGTCGGCGAACAGGACCGCCTCCGCCTCGCAGAACAGAACCG GATCCGCTCACGGCTCGGCGCTTCATTACATCCACATGAGAGGACTTCCCTTCCAGGTGTCCGGAGAAGACGTGGTGAAg TTCTTCGCTCCTCTAGCCGTGTCCAAGATCCTGATGGAATGCGGCGCCGAAGGGAGGCCGAGCGGCGAGGCCGACGTCTACTTCAGCTGCCACAAGGACGCCCTGACCGCCATGTCCAGGGACCGGATGTACATCG gggAGCGATACATCGAGTTATTCCTGAACTCTGACGCAGAATCTGATGGAAGCTG gtga